The following proteins come from a genomic window of Kocuria palustris:
- the rpsP gene encoding 30S ribosomal protein S16, with protein MAVKIRLKRMGKIRDPRYRVVVVDSRKKRDGRVIEEVGIYQPTENPSIIRITSERVQYWLGVGAQPSETVLALLKVTGDWQKFKGLPGAEGTLQQPESKAAFVAEDKGSVIIPEAITPKAEKTEDSAESEDAPAETAEAEAEKAE; from the coding sequence GTGGCAGTCAAGATTCGTCTGAAGCGCATGGGCAAGATCCGCGATCCCCGCTACCGCGTGGTCGTCGTGGATTCCCGCAAGAAGCGCGATGGTCGCGTGATCGAGGAGGTCGGCATCTACCAGCCGACCGAGAACCCCTCGATCATCCGCATCACCTCTGAGCGCGTGCAGTACTGGCTCGGCGTCGGCGCTCAGCCGTCGGAGACCGTCCTGGCCCTGCTCAAGGTCACCGGCGACTGGCAGAAGTTCAAGGGCCTGCCGGGCGCCGAGGGCACCCTGCAGCAGCCGGAGTCCAAGGCCGCCTTCGTGGCCGAGGACAAGGGCTCCGTGATCATCCCCGAGGCGATCACCCCCAAGGCCGAGAAGACCGAGGACTCCGCCGAGTCCGAGGATGCTCCGGCTGAGACCGCCGAGGCTGAGGCCGAGAAGGCCGAGTGA
- a CDS encoding RNA-binding protein — protein MLADALEHLVRGIVDNPEDVDVTAKNGRRGESLEVRVHPDDLGRVIGRHGRTADSLRTVISALSESEGVRVDVVDTDRRR, from the coding sequence ATGCTCGCCGACGCGTTGGAGCACCTGGTCCGCGGCATCGTGGACAACCCCGAGGACGTCGACGTCACCGCCAAGAACGGTCGACGCGGCGAGTCCCTCGAGGTGCGCGTGCATCCGGATGACCTCGGTCGCGTGATCGGGCGCCACGGCCGCACGGCGGATTCGCTGCGCACCGTGATCAGCGCCCTGTCCGAGTCCGAGGGCGTGCGGGTCGACGTGGTCGACACCGACCGCCGACGCTGA
- the rimM gene encoding ribosome maturation factor RimM (Essential for efficient processing of 16S rRNA): protein MKVQVARIGKPHGIRGEVTVQLFTDDPQGRCAPGAVLQLEAATDQAARLAPTGTLEISSARWNKSVMVLGFTSVKDRNAAELLRESRLWAESEDDDQDDDAWYEHELLGLDVVLAAELERAEAEGREPAAVGRVTGLRTLPAQDLLELELADGQEGMVPFVEQIVLEVDPDAARVVIDPPPGLLDLEASQGTEGEVAERAAETGEPADLSGVELPGQTQEQRP from the coding sequence GTGAAGGTCCAGGTCGCCCGCATCGGCAAGCCGCACGGCATCCGCGGCGAAGTCACCGTCCAGCTGTTCACCGACGATCCTCAGGGGCGCTGCGCGCCCGGCGCCGTCCTGCAGCTCGAGGCCGCCACCGACCAGGCGGCCCGACTCGCGCCGACCGGGACCCTCGAGATCTCCTCGGCCCGGTGGAACAAGTCGGTCATGGTGCTCGGCTTCACCTCCGTGAAGGACCGCAATGCCGCGGAGCTGCTGCGCGAGTCCCGCCTGTGGGCCGAGTCCGAGGACGACGACCAGGACGACGACGCCTGGTACGAGCACGAGCTGCTCGGACTGGACGTCGTGCTGGCCGCCGAGCTGGAGCGCGCCGAGGCCGAGGGGCGCGAGCCCGCCGCGGTCGGCAGGGTCACCGGGCTGCGGACTCTGCCGGCCCAGGACCTGCTCGAGCTCGAGCTGGCGGACGGGCAGGAGGGCATGGTGCCGTTCGTCGAGCAGATCGTGCTCGAGGTCGACCCCGACGCGGCGCGCGTGGTCATCGACCCGCCGCCCGGTCTGCTGGATCTGGAGGCATCGCAGGGCACCGAGGGCGAGGTCGCCGAACGCGCTGCCGAGACCGGCGAGCCGGCCGATCTCAGCGGTGTCGAGCTTCCCGGGCAGACCCAGGAACAGCGCCCGTGA